The window AACTGAAATGAGTATAACTGAAAAAAATAATTTAAGCATGTTTTCCGGTTTACTGGATAATTAATTTCACGGGAAGTACATTTTCTATAGCCTCTGCCTTTATAAAATACAAACCACTCGTGAACGTTGAAATATCAATTGGATTCTTCAATTCTGCTTTCGTTATAAAGCCAACAACTTGCCCCATGTTATTATAGATTACTACGTCGCTTTCTATATTCGAATTGTACCATTTAATGTTTACGACACTTTTAGCAGGGTTAGGAAATAACTCGAAGGGAACAATAGCTGGATATTCTTCAGTCAAACCGACATTTGAATCGTTAACAACATTGATCGTATAATCTTCCACTTCAAATAGTGAAGAGGTACATGCATCAATATTTGTGGCACCAAACGCATAAATAGCTACACGCATTCTTG is drawn from Flavobacteriales bacterium and contains these coding sequences:
- a CDS encoding T9SS type A sorting domain-containing protein codes for the protein MKLKSLTQSLIFLLFTTSASYAQYCSPTITAPPVSTWGIVGVQYSNLVKSSTIDTYSDFLSDTALIELGATNTLVISYEGSPQLQKVVWIDWDLNESFDSTEMYIFTSFSNSIDITTPSYATEGATRMRVAIYAFGATNIDACTSSLFEVEDYTINVVNDSNVGLTEEYPAIVPFELFPNPAKSVVNIKWYNSNIESDVVIYNNMGQVVGFITKAELKNPIDISTFTSGLYFIKAEAIENVLPVKLIIQ